In Nicotiana tabacum cultivar K326 chromosome 17, ASM71507v2, whole genome shotgun sequence, one DNA window encodes the following:
- the LOC107788272 gene encoding protein trichome birefringence-like 19 — protein MRIFHKLYNISSLVTSLSFFLSSSSSLCLITFSLIICLCPHKPISMKFQSSELPVGKPQTRRKSSAPKIAPLVAITILFTIIPIYYPSIRYSSQKKISEAISSNSEESIQPIDHLENDLQVNQPCPVEDVPIREEEKEKEKPMKSQDEISIKFETKSDTKDKKVPEPRKKLERHDQRARKKSSHRQRDFTVPKVAEKVEKKPPSDGDGDVRSLTSEVSDSEYCNLFSGEWVENPEGPYYTNETCYAIQQHQNCMKFGRPDNGYLKWRWQPDGCELPIFDPIQFLELVKGKSLAFVGDSVARNHMQSLICLLSRVVYPEDISETQDENRRWIYKDYDFNISMFWAPYLVKTEKTDLNDVTKPFNLYLDEFDEFWTTGIQSFDYVIISAGHWFFRPTMFYLNRRLVGCLYCPQANVSHVTSYFSYRRAFRTAFRAINSNENYKGVTFLRTFAPSHFENGYWDKGGDCVRTKPLKRNEKVLDDYNLEFYKVQLDELKIAQRAGRRTGLRFRLFDATQPMLLRPDGHPSKYGRWPNPNVTVPNDCVHWCLPGPIDTWNDFLVELLKREVGN, from the exons ATGCGTATATTTCATAAACTCTATAATATTTCATCACTGGTTacctctctttctttctttctttcttcttcttcttccctttgtCTAATTACTTTCTCGTTAATTATCTGCTTATGTCCACACAAACCTATCTCCATGAAGTTCCAATCCTCTGAACTTCCAGTAGGGAAACCACAAACACGAAGAAAGAGTAGCGCTCCAAAAATTGCTCCTCTTGTTGCCATTACCATACTTTTCACCATTATTCCTATTTACTATCCTTCTATACGTTATTCTTCTCAAAAGAAAATCTCAGAAGCTATTTCTTCTAATTCCGAAGAATCAATTCAGCCCATTGATCATTTGGAAAATGATTTGCAAGTCAACCAGCCATGTCCCGTGGAGGACGTGCccataagagaagaagaaaaagaaaaagaaaaacccaTGAAATCACAAGATGAGATAAGTATAAAATTTGAAACAAAAAGTGATACAAAGGATAAAAAAGTACCTGAACCCAGGAAAAAACTTGAAAGGCATGATCAACGTGCTAGAAAAAAATCCAGCCATCGTCAACGTGATTTCACGGTTCCTAAAGTCGCCGAAAAAGTTGAGAAGAAACCACCTAGTGACGGTGATGGTGATGTTAGAAGTTTGACGTCAGAAGTATCAGATAGTGAATACTGCAACTTATTTTCAGGGGAATGGGTAGAAAATCCAGAGGGGCCTTATTATACAAATGAGACATGTTATGCAAttcaacaacatcaaaattgcATGAAATTTGGGAGGCCTGATAATGGGTACTTGAAATGGAGGTGGCAACCAGATGGTTGTGAGTTGCCTATATTTGACCCTATTCAATTCCTGGAACTTGTTAAAGGCAAGTCTCTTGCATTTGTTGGAGATTCTGTCGCAAGGAATCATATGCAGTCATTGATATGTCTATTGTCCAGA GTTGTATACCCGGAAGATATTTCAGAAACACAAGATGAAAACAGACGTTGGATATACAAAGACTACGACTTCAACATTTCCATGTTTTGGGCACCCTATTtggtaaaaactgaaaaaactgatCTAAATGATGTTACAAAGCCCTTCAACTTATATCTTGACGAATTCGATGAATTCTGGACAACCGGAATCCAAAGTTTCGATTATGTGATAATTTCTGCTGGCCACTGGTTTTTCCGACCAACAATGTTTTACTTAAATCGCCGACTTGTCGGTTGTCTCTACTGTCCACAAGCCAACGTTAGCCATGTAACATCGTATTTCAGCTACCGGCGAGCTTTTCGGACAGCATTTCGGGCCATTAATAGTAATGAAAATTATAAAGGGGTAACGTTTTTGAGGACATTTGCACCATCTCATTTTGAGAATGGGTATTGGGATAAAGGTGGAGATTGTGTAAGGACTAAGCCATTGAAAAGGAATGAGAAAGTATTGGACGATTATAATTTGGAGTTTTATAAGGTTCAATTAGATGAGCTAAAAATTGCTCAAAGAGCAGGGAGAAGAACAGGGTTGAGATTTAGGCTGTTTGATGCGACGCAACCTATGTTGTTGAGACCAGATGGCCATCCTAGTAAATATGGTCGATGGCCTAATCCTAACGTTACGGTGCCTAATGATTGTGTTCATTGGTGTTTGCCCGGACCCATTGATACTTGGAATGATTTCTTAGTAGAGTTGCTGAAAAGGGAGGTGGGAAATTGA